One genomic window of Actinoplanes lobatus includes the following:
- a CDS encoding oxidoreductase, whose protein sequence is MAGIAVVTGAAGGIGYHTALGLARSGTGVLIASRDRRRGEAAAERISAETAGNSPETAWWELDLGDLASVRRFSERFHDAYDRLDLLINNAGVMALPRSVTTDGFERQLGVNHLGHFALTGLLLPALLTTEGSRVVTVTSGLHKRGRIALDDLMSERRYGKFRAYCQSKLANVLFALELGRRTPLTSVLAHPGVAHTDLARTGNRFRSLLIAAARVGAQSAEDGALPLLHAAIATDVRGGELYGPDGPDERRGKPARLEVAARGRDEETARRLWTISEELTGVRYGTFVQH, encoded by the coding sequence ATGGCGGGAATCGCGGTAGTCACCGGGGCGGCCGGCGGCATCGGATATCACACGGCGCTCGGGCTGGCGCGGTCTGGGACGGGCGTGCTGATCGCGTCCCGCGACCGGCGGCGGGGTGAGGCGGCGGCCGAGCGCATTAGCGCCGAGACGGCCGGGAACAGCCCGGAAACAGCCTGGTGGGAGCTCGATCTGGGCGATCTGGCATCGGTCCGGCGGTTCAGCGAGCGATTCCATGACGCGTACGATCGTCTCGATCTCTTGATCAACAATGCCGGCGTGATGGCGCTGCCCCGCTCGGTGACCACCGACGGTTTCGAGCGTCAGCTCGGCGTCAACCATCTCGGGCACTTCGCGCTGACCGGCCTGCTGCTGCCCGCCCTGCTCACCACCGAGGGCTCCCGGGTGGTGACCGTGACGAGCGGCCTGCACAAGCGTGGCCGGATCGCCCTCGACGACCTGATGAGCGAACGCCGCTACGGAAAGTTCCGCGCCTACTGTCAGTCCAAGCTGGCCAACGTGCTGTTCGCGCTGGAGCTGGGCCGCCGGACCCCGCTGACCAGCGTGCTCGCCCACCCGGGGGTGGCGCACACCGATCTCGCCCGTACCGGAAATCGGTTTCGATCCTTGCTGATCGCCGCGGCCCGGGTGGGGGCGCAGTCGGCCGAGGATGGCGCGCTTCCGCTGTTGCACGCCGCGATCGCCACGGATGTGCGCGGCGGCGAACTGTACGGCCCGGACGGCCCGGACGAGCGCCGCGGGAAACCGGCCCGGCTGGAGGTCGCGGCGCGGGGCCGGGACGAGGAGACCGCCCGCCGCCTGTGGACGATCTCCGAGGAGCTGACCGGCGTACGGTACGGTACGTTCGTCCAGCATTGA
- a CDS encoding TetR/AcrR family transcriptional regulator, with protein sequence MPQSPAAQHRLDPAREQAILDAIRELLTEVGYDRMSIDEVARRARASKATIYRRWAGKPGMVTAALHGMMREHPALPDTGTLRGDLIAGLTMFCRVYERKHPYVLALLSAIRADPSLGRLLHEHVLATGTAEAEIVLDRAVRRGDLPAAPGTGVAVEVCKAMLWHRLLLTGLPLDDAWVAHLVDDIVRPLLGSPW encoded by the coding sequence TTGCCCCAGTCCCCCGCCGCCCAGCACCGTCTGGATCCGGCGCGTGAGCAGGCCATCCTCGACGCGATCCGGGAGCTGCTGACCGAGGTCGGCTACGACCGGATGTCCATCGACGAGGTGGCCCGCCGGGCCCGGGCCAGCAAGGCCACCATCTACCGCCGCTGGGCCGGCAAACCCGGCATGGTCACCGCCGCCCTGCACGGGATGATGCGGGAGCACCCGGCGCTGCCGGACACCGGAACGCTGCGCGGTGACCTGATCGCGGGCCTGACCATGTTCTGCCGGGTGTACGAGCGCAAGCACCCGTACGTGCTGGCCCTGCTGTCGGCGATCCGGGCCGACCCGTCGCTGGGCCGACTGCTGCACGAGCACGTCCTGGCGACCGGCACGGCCGAGGCGGAGATCGTCCTCGACCGTGCCGTCCGCCGCGGCGATCTGCCGGCCGCTCCGGGCACCGGGGTCGCCGTCGAGGTATGCAAGGCGATGCTGTGGCACCGGCTGCTGCTCACCGGCCTGCCGCTGGACGACGCATGGGTGGCCCACCTGGTCGACGACATCGTCCGCCCGCTGTTGGGCTCACCCTGGTGA
- a CDS encoding class I SAM-dependent methyltransferase — translation MTDSWALFDRLADDYDQVVPFFAGFAARFLEVVGPTPGSRMVDVGSGRGAIATAAAARGCAVTAVDAAPRMASLLAAGHPEIDVRLMDVHRLDLPDGCFDVATGGFVIHLVADPVRVLGELRRVLRPGGVVALSVPGRREPGHRWERFNRIWAEVTPPDRPRMDVPGWLAEAGFTDLRTVDIAVDIPVPDPRTCWDFHMSHGFAARVETLSPADAGEFRRRSLAELTRMHEDGGIVLDSPAVVHIGRAAG, via the coding sequence ATGACTGATTCGTGGGCGTTGTTCGACCGGCTCGCTGACGACTACGACCAGGTGGTTCCGTTCTTCGCCGGGTTCGCGGCACGGTTCCTCGAGGTGGTCGGCCCGACGCCGGGGAGCCGGATGGTGGACGTCGGCAGTGGCCGCGGTGCGATCGCGACAGCGGCCGCCGCCCGCGGTTGTGCCGTGACGGCGGTCGACGCCGCGCCGCGGATGGCGTCGTTGCTGGCCGCCGGGCATCCGGAGATCGACGTCCGGCTGATGGACGTGCACCGGCTCGACCTGCCGGATGGCTGTTTCGATGTGGCGACCGGCGGTTTCGTCATCCACCTGGTCGCCGATCCGGTACGGGTGCTCGGCGAGCTGCGCCGGGTGCTACGGCCGGGCGGTGTGGTGGCGCTGTCCGTTCCGGGCCGTCGCGAACCGGGCCATCGCTGGGAGCGGTTCAACCGCATCTGGGCGGAGGTCACGCCGCCGGACCGGCCCCGCATGGATGTTCCGGGCTGGCTGGCCGAGGCCGGCTTCACCGACCTGCGTACCGTCGACATCGCCGTGGACATCCCGGTCCCGGATCCGCGGACGTGCTGGGACTTCCACATGTCGCACGGCTTCGCGGCCCGGGTGGAGACGCTGAGCCCGGCCGACGCCGGCGAGTTCCGCCGCCGGTCGCTGGCCGAGCTGACCCGCATGCACGAGGACGGCGGGATCGTGCTGGACAGTCCGGCCGTCGTGCATATCGGGCGGGCGGCCGGCTGA
- a CDS encoding nitroreductase family protein, translated as MTDFNQVLRGRRMVRNYRPDPVPDEVIERVVKVVHRAPSAGFSQGHRIVVVSDPKKRAELAAVAEPWYLEHGFHPWISQAPVQLVIGIREASYHERYTEADKLEAAEEIPWPVPFWWFDSGALFALLQLAAANEGLASGFYSPAFPDELAALSAVAGLPDDVALAGVLTVGYPADDPGVPTAKLAKRRKPIDELVTWLR; from the coding sequence GTGACCGACTTCAATCAGGTTCTGCGCGGGCGGCGGATGGTCCGCAACTACCGGCCCGACCCGGTGCCGGACGAGGTGATCGAGCGGGTCGTCAAGGTGGTGCACCGGGCCCCCAGCGCCGGTTTCAGCCAGGGGCACCGGATCGTCGTCGTCTCCGATCCGAAGAAGCGGGCCGAGCTGGCCGCCGTCGCCGAGCCCTGGTATCTGGAGCACGGCTTCCACCCGTGGATCTCGCAGGCGCCGGTGCAGCTGGTGATCGGCATCCGCGAGGCGTCCTACCACGAGCGGTACACCGAGGCCGACAAGCTGGAGGCCGCCGAGGAGATCCCCTGGCCGGTGCCGTTCTGGTGGTTCGACTCCGGCGCACTGTTCGCGCTGCTCCAGTTGGCCGCCGCGAACGAGGGCCTGGCCAGCGGTTTCTACAGTCCGGCGTTCCCGGACGAGCTGGCCGCACTGTCCGCGGTAGCCGGGCTGCCCGACGACGTGGCCCTGGCCGGCGTGCTGACCGTCGGCTACCCGGCTGACGATCCGGGCGTGCCGACCGCCAAACTCGCCAAGCGCCGCAAGCCCATCGACGAGCTGGTCACCTGGCTGCGCTGA